From one Rhodamnia argentea isolate NSW1041297 chromosome 1, ASM2092103v1, whole genome shotgun sequence genomic stretch:
- the LOC115745306 gene encoding endochitinase EP3-like isoform X2 yields the protein MAKSIARALLNVLVVSGLIAGFLPSSGASVADVVTDSFFNSIIGQAAASCVGKSFYTRQAFLDADGGYPEFGTVGSADDSKREIAAFFAHVTHETGHFCYIEEIDGASKDYCNETYTQYPCNPNKKYYGRGPLQISWNYNYGPAGQSIGFDGLGSPETVANDVVVSFKTAFWFWMNNVHSIITSGQGFGATIRAINGGECGGGNTGAVQARVQYYTDYCKQLGVSPGDNLTC from the exons ATGGCCAAATCAATAGCAAGAGCTCTTCTAAACGTTCTCGTCGTGTCCGGCCTCATTGCCGGATTCTTG CCGAGCAGCGGGGCCTCAGTGGCGGATGTGGTGACGGATAGCTTCTTTAATTCGATAATTGGCCAGGCCGCCGCAAGTTGCGTGGGGAAGAGCTTCTACACTCGGCAAGCTTTCCTTGATGCTGACGGCGGTTACCCTGAATTCGGCACAGTCGGATCCGCCGATGACTCTAAGCGCGAGATTGCTGCTTTCTTCGCTCATGTCACGCACGAGACTGGAC ACTTTTGCTACATTGAAGAGATAGATGGTGCCTCGAAAGATTACTGCAACGAAACGTACACCCAGTATCCATGCAACCCCAACAAAAAATACTACGGCCGCGGACCCCTCCAAATATCCTGGAACTACAACTATGGACCAGCGGGACAAAGCATCGGGTTCGATGGCCTCGGCTCTCCCGAAACCGTGGCCAACGACGTGGTCGTGTCTTTTAAGACTGCCTTCTGGTTCTGGATGAACAACGTCCACTCTATTATTACTTCCGGTCAAGGCTTTGGAGCGACGATTCGAGCCATCAATGGAGGAGAGTGCGGCGGCGGAAACACCGGCGCGGTTCAAGCTCGGGTTCAGTATTACACTGATTATTGCAAGCAACTTGGTGTCTCTCCCGGAGATAACCTGACCTGTTAG
- the LOC115745306 gene encoding endochitinase EP3-like isoform X1: MAKSIARALLNVLVVSGLIAGFLPAHVFGQNCGCATDLCCSQYGYCGTGEQYCGAGCQSGPCSSSSTPTTPSSGASVADVVTDSFFNSIIGQAAASCVGKSFYTRQAFLDADGGYPEFGTVGSADDSKREIAAFFAHVTHETGHFCYIEEIDGASKDYCNETYTQYPCNPNKKYYGRGPLQISWNYNYGPAGQSIGFDGLGSPETVANDVVVSFKTAFWFWMNNVHSIITSGQGFGATIRAINGGECGGGNTGAVQARVQYYTDYCKQLGVSPGDNLTC; encoded by the exons ATGGCCAAATCAATAGCAAGAGCTCTTCTAAACGTTCTCGTCGTGTCCGGCCTCATTGCCGGATTCTTGCCGGCACACGTCTTTGGTCAAAATTGTGGTTGTGCCACCGACCTGTGTTGTAGCCAGTATGGGTATTGCGGGACCGGAGAGCAATACTGCGGGGCCGGTTGTCAATCCGGCCCGTGTTCCTCGTCGTCCACGCCCACCACCCCGAGCAGCGGGGCCTCAGTGGCGGATGTGGTGACGGATAGCTTCTTTAATTCGATAATTGGCCAGGCCGCCGCAAGTTGCGTGGGGAAGAGCTTCTACACTCGGCAAGCTTTCCTTGATGCTGACGGCGGTTACCCTGAATTCGGCACAGTCGGATCCGCCGATGACTCTAAGCGCGAGATTGCTGCTTTCTTCGCTCATGTCACGCACGAGACTGGAC ACTTTTGCTACATTGAAGAGATAGATGGTGCCTCGAAAGATTACTGCAACGAAACGTACACCCAGTATCCATGCAACCCCAACAAAAAATACTACGGCCGCGGACCCCTCCAAATATCCTGGAACTACAACTATGGACCAGCGGGACAAAGCATCGGGTTCGATGGCCTCGGCTCTCCCGAAACCGTGGCCAACGACGTGGTCGTGTCTTTTAAGACTGCCTTCTGGTTCTGGATGAACAACGTCCACTCTATTATTACTTCCGGTCAAGGCTTTGGAGCGACGATTCGAGCCATCAATGGAGGAGAGTGCGGCGGCGGAAACACCGGCGCGGTTCAAGCTCGGGTTCAGTATTACACTGATTATTGCAAGCAACTTGGTGTCTCTCCCGGAGATAACCTGACCTGTTAG
- the LOC115745305 gene encoding endochitinase EP3-like isoform X1, which translates to MAKSIARALLNVLIVSGLIAGFLPAHIFGQNCGCAADLCCSQYGYCGTGDQYCGAGCQSGPCSSSSTPTTPSSGASVADVVTDSFFNSIIGQAAASCAGKSFYTRQAFLDADGGYPEFGTVGSADDSKREIAAFFAHVTHETGHFCYIEEIDGASKDYCDETNTQYPCNPNKKYYGRGPLQISWNYNYGPAGQSIGFDGLGSPETVANDVVVSFKTAFWFWMNNVHSIITSGQGFGATIRAINGGECGGGNTGAVQARVQYYTDYCKQLGVSPGDNLTC; encoded by the exons ATGGCCAAATCAATAGCAAGAGCCCTTCTAAACGTTCTCATCGTGTCCGGCCTCATTGCCGGATTCTTGCCGGCACACATCTTCGGTCAAAATTGTGGCTGTGCTGCCGACCTGTGTTGCAGCCAGTATGGGTATTGTGGGACCGGAGACCAGTACTGCGGGGCCGGTTGTCAATCCGGGCCGTGTTCCTCGTCGTCCACGCCCACCACCCCGAGTAGCGGGGCCTCAGTGGCGGATGTGGTGACGGATAGCTTCTTTAATTCGATAATTGGCCAGGCCGCCGCGAGTTGCGCTGGGAAGAGCTTCTACACTCGGCAAGCTTTCCTTGATGCTGACGGTGGTTACCCTGAATTCGGCACAGTCGGATCCGCCGATGACTCTAAGCGCGAGATTGCTGCTTTCTTCGCTCATGTCACGCACGAGACTGGAC ACTTTTGCTACATTGAAGAGATAGATGGTGCCTCGAAAGATTACTGCGACGAAACGAACACCCAGTATCCATGCAACCCCAACAAAAAATACTACGGCCGTGGACCCCTCCAAATATCCTGGAACTACAACTATGGACCAGCGGGACAAAGCATCGGGTTCGACGGCCTCGGCTCTCCCGAAACCGTGGCCAACGACGTGGTCGTGTCTTTTAAGACTGCCTTCTGGTTTTGGATGAACAACGTCCACTCCATTATTACTTCCGGTCAAGGCTTCGGCGCGACGATTCGAGCCATCAATGGAGGAGAGTGCGGCGGCGGAAACACCGGCGCGGTTCAAGCTCGGGTTCAGTATTACACTGATTATTGCAAGCAACTTGGTGTCTCTCCCGGAGATAACCTGACCTGTTAG
- the LOC115745305 gene encoding endochitinase EP3-like isoform X2, with translation MAKSIARALLNVLIVSGLIAGFLPSSGASVADVVTDSFFNSIIGQAAASCAGKSFYTRQAFLDADGGYPEFGTVGSADDSKREIAAFFAHVTHETGHFCYIEEIDGASKDYCDETNTQYPCNPNKKYYGRGPLQISWNYNYGPAGQSIGFDGLGSPETVANDVVVSFKTAFWFWMNNVHSIITSGQGFGATIRAINGGECGGGNTGAVQARVQYYTDYCKQLGVSPGDNLTC, from the exons ATGGCCAAATCAATAGCAAGAGCCCTTCTAAACGTTCTCATCGTGTCCGGCCTCATTGCCGGATTCTTG CCGAGTAGCGGGGCCTCAGTGGCGGATGTGGTGACGGATAGCTTCTTTAATTCGATAATTGGCCAGGCCGCCGCGAGTTGCGCTGGGAAGAGCTTCTACACTCGGCAAGCTTTCCTTGATGCTGACGGTGGTTACCCTGAATTCGGCACAGTCGGATCCGCCGATGACTCTAAGCGCGAGATTGCTGCTTTCTTCGCTCATGTCACGCACGAGACTGGAC ACTTTTGCTACATTGAAGAGATAGATGGTGCCTCGAAAGATTACTGCGACGAAACGAACACCCAGTATCCATGCAACCCCAACAAAAAATACTACGGCCGTGGACCCCTCCAAATATCCTGGAACTACAACTATGGACCAGCGGGACAAAGCATCGGGTTCGACGGCCTCGGCTCTCCCGAAACCGTGGCCAACGACGTGGTCGTGTCTTTTAAGACTGCCTTCTGGTTTTGGATGAACAACGTCCACTCCATTATTACTTCCGGTCAAGGCTTCGGCGCGACGATTCGAGCCATCAATGGAGGAGAGTGCGGCGGCGGAAACACCGGCGCGGTTCAAGCTCGGGTTCAGTATTACACTGATTATTGCAAGCAACTTGGTGTCTCTCCCGGAGATAACCTGACCTGTTAG